From one Brachypodium distachyon strain Bd21 chromosome 4, Brachypodium_distachyon_v3.0, whole genome shotgun sequence genomic stretch:
- the LOC104584750 gene encoding uncharacterized protein LOC104584750 produces the protein MEDLKVDRDACRKDGSRILVIEQNGFEELIVRVEGLCAGSESLKSYPSSSPDGDKLEFSCNTISHNDQFSAHLTLSSSNDGDMNMQTGSVNEVATAILNVPLGSVKEVATDEEVMQWRLEMDDFIFMYSECGDYSYDSSVSEQSSAISSPCTSLTVHSDDTQSEDLDRADIWVSSLDLDEEDSTLLEDNEQFLDVFSSGFPSPSFSPMRSLQFGHCRSSPATLHTEEVNETDELIFFPFEHTSYSSSVSEQSLQISSPCTSFTVHSNDTRSDDLDRADIWVSSLDLDEEDSALLGDNEQFLDVFSSGFPSPSFSASRSLQFGHCSSSPATLHMEESIEIDDPIFWPFERTSYSSPQFDKFLSISPRKSSMNIGLAEIRQLSPMTQRLHKNKQPSPNKSKEAHRRNASLGKLPSPSKIKEPHRGNANLGKLPSPNKSKEPHRGNASLGAKGNKVSQDKVQKDVAVPSRLRRTTKTSSKHQPLNSSEKRRPPLLKIDASIKGSSPRLQVIHPLQELEASDLQNLADNKILIEEFVGLDEFDGHEGISSDLSNCQFGFSLTPR, from the coding sequence ATGGAAGACCTCAAGGTGGATAGGGATGCTTGCAGAAAGGACGGATCAAGAATCTTAGTGATTGAACAAAATGGTTTTGAGGAGCTGATTGTGCGTGTAGAAGGTTTATGTGCTGGTAGTGAGTCATTAAAAAGTTATCCCTCTTCAAGTCCTGACGGTGATAAACTTGAATTCAGCTGCAATACGATTTCCCATAATGACCAGTTCTCAGCACACTTAACATTATCTAGCTCCAATGATGGAGACATGAACATGCAGACCGGTTCTGTCAACGAGGTTGCAACAGCCATACTTAATGTACCATTGGGAAGTGTTAAAGAGGTAGCTACTGATGAGGAGGTAATGCAATGGAGGCTCGAAATGGATGATTTCATCTTTATGTACTCGGAGTGTGGTGATTATTCATACGACAGCTCGGTCAGTGAGCAATCTTCGGCAATCAGCAGCCCATGTACATCATTAACAGTACATTCAGATGATACTCAGTCCGAAGATCTTGACAGAGCAGATATTTGGGTCTCATCCTTGGATCTTGACGAGGAGGACTCAACCTTGCTTGAAGACAATGAGCAATTTCTGGATGTTTTTAGTTCTGGCTTCCCCAGCCCTTCTTTCAGTCCAATGAGAAGTCTCCAATTTGGTCATTGCAGGTCTAGTCCAGCAACATTACATACAGAAGAAGTCAATGAGACTGATGAGCTAATATTTTTTCCATTTGAACACACATCCTATAGCAGCTCTGTCAGCGAGCAGTCTTTGCAAATCAGCAGCCCATGTACATCATTCACAGTACATTCAAATGATACTCGGTCCGACGATCTTGATAGAGCAGATATTTGGGTCTCTTCCTTGGATCTTGATGAGGAGGACTCAGCCTTGCTTGGAGACAATGAGCAATTTCTGGACGTTTTTAGTTCTGGCTTCCCCAGCCCTTCTTTCAGTGCATCGAGAAGTCTCCAATTTGGTCATTGCAGCTCTAGTCCAGCAACATTACATATGGAAGAATCCATTGAGATTGATGACCCAATATTTTGGCCATTTGAACGCACATCCTATAGCAGCCCTCAATTTGATAAGTTTCTGAGCATATCACCACGAAAAAGTTCAATGAATATTGGGCTTGCTGAAATTCGCCAGTTAAGTCCAATGACGCAGAGGCTCCACAAGAACAAACAACCTTCGCCGAATAAGAGCAAAGAGGCACATCGACGAAATGCCAGTTTGGGCAAACTACCTTCACCGAGTAAGATCAAAGAGCCACATCGAGGAAATGCCAATTTGGGCAAACTACCGTCGCCAAATAAGAGCAAAGAGCCGCATCGAGGAAATGCCAGTTTGGGTGCAAAAGGAAACAAAGTCTCTCAAGATAAGGTTCAGAAGGATGTTGCAGTTCCCTCCAGGCTaagaagaacaacaaaaacatcCTCCAAGCACCAGCCATTAAACAGCAGCGAGAAAAGAAGGCCACCTCTCTTAAAAATTGATGCGTCGATAAAGGGTAGCTCTCCCCGTTTGCAGGTAATTCATCCTCTTCAAGAGCTTGAAGCAAGTGACCTCCAAAACCTAGCTGATAACAAAATTCTCATCGAAGAGTTTGTTGGGTTAGATGAATTTGATGGTCATGAAGGTATCAGTTCAGATTTGTCAAACTGCCAATTTGGTTTCTCCTTGACTCCAAGATAG